The Pseudomonas sp. PDM14 genomic interval GGTGCTGTGCACGAACACCATGCACAAGGTGGCACCAGCCATCGAGGCAGCGGTGCAGATTCCCCTGCTGCACATCGCCGACCCAACGGCGCAGGCGATCAAGGCCGCGGGGCTGCAGCGCGTCGCCCTGCTCGGCACGCGCTTCACCATGGAGCAGGCGTTCTACCGCGAGCGCCTGGAGCAGCGCCACGGCATCGAGGTGCTGACCCCGGACGAGAGACAACGCGCCGACGTGCACCGGATCATCTACGAAGAGTTGTGTCTGGGTCAGGTGCTCGACGGTTCGCGAGCGGTCTACCGCGAGATCATCGCCAGCCTGGTGGCGCGCGGTGCGCAGGCGGTGATCCTCGGCTGCACCGAGATCGGCCTGCTGGTGGGCGACGAGGATGCCAGCGTGCCGCTGTTCGACACCACCTACCTGCACGCGCTGAGCGCGGCGCAGTGGGCGCTGGGCGAGTCCGAAGCCTCGTAGCCGACCTGGTGCAACGCAGCGCTGGCAACGTCGCCAGGCGTTCAGCGACCGGCTAGCCGATCAACTGATCGACCTTGGCGTCATACAGCAGCACGCGGTTGCGCCCGGCCGCCTTGGCCGCGTAGAGCGCCTTGTCCGCACCCTGCACCAGCGCTTCCGGCCCGGCACACTCG includes:
- a CDS encoding aspartate/glutamate racemase family protein, whose product is MKTIGLIGGMSWESTIPYYRHLNEVVKARLGGLHSAKVVLFSVDFHEIECLQQAGAWDSAGVELAKAAVALERAGADCLVLCTNTMHKVAPAIEAAVQIPLLHIADPTAQAIKAAGLQRVALLGTRFTMEQAFYRERLEQRHGIEVLTPDERQRADVHRIIYEELCLGQVLDGSRAVYREIIASLVARGAQAVILGCTEIGLLVGDEDASVPLFDTTYLHALSAAQWALGESEAS